One Paenibacillus crassostreae DNA segment encodes these proteins:
- a CDS encoding YlbF family regulator, which produces MNIYDKAHDLAKALKDSQEVQEINAAMNLVNQDPEGKQKLEDFRKRQMELQQQMMTGEMPAPEEMEKMEKDFEVLSLNLNIRRLFEAERKLSVIIEDVNKIITDSLQDLYGGSQM; this is translated from the coding sequence ATGAATATTTATGACAAAGCCCATGATTTAGCGAAAGCACTTAAGGATAGTCAAGAGGTCCAAGAGATCAACGCTGCTATGAATCTGGTTAACCAGGATCCAGAAGGTAAACAAAAGCTTGAAGATTTCCGCAAACGCCAAATGGAGCTTCAACAACAGATGATGACTGGTGAAATGCCAGCACCTGAAGAAATGGAGAAAATGGAGAAGGATTTTGAAGTTCTTAGCCTAAACTTGAATATCCGCCGTTTATTTGAAGCAGAACGTAAACTAAGCGTGATTATTGAAGACGTGAATAAGATTATTACTGACAGCCTACAGGATTTATATGGTGGATCACAGATGTAG
- a CDS encoding YheC/YheD family protein, giving the protein MSLTFCNIHFTQQPEKVVYISNALMKNLKMTGKKNIQLRLGNEVVPARVRPIKKSGNHLYIGSAVQNKIHVPKAGGVFLRNLQQNEFQLGPLIGILSDGPANSINKPFSSRTGFIKQLLREGNKKAYTFAFTPKDINWQDETVRGYFLNDNGVFTRKIVPLPDVVYNRLPSRKAETSVSINQLRDRLSRKRIPFFNWSFFNKSDIYNLLDQDPNVNRYVPESHMNPTTERLKDMLERHQFVYYKPSSGSLGKGIYRMTYLPKRGYFVRYRKNAENVLLRFNNFNSLMRMLDAKHGRLLRGYVIQQGIRLIEIDNCPIDFRFHMHKNGNNQWVVVGIGAKKSGRGSVTTHLKNGGSLLTPEQALSRSFGARSDEVLKQAKQVAISLAEVIELHHQHLLGELGFDLGIDQDEKIWMFEANAKPGRSIFNHPSLKNEGIASVEHIMEHCLYLSKFRRRISQ; this is encoded by the coding sequence ATGAGTTTGACTTTTTGCAATATTCATTTTACGCAGCAGCCCGAGAAAGTCGTCTATATTTCAAATGCGCTGATGAAAAACCTCAAAATGACGGGAAAGAAAAACATACAACTTCGTTTAGGGAATGAAGTTGTACCTGCACGTGTTCGACCGATTAAAAAGAGCGGAAATCACCTTTATATAGGTTCCGCAGTTCAAAATAAAATTCATGTTCCAAAAGCCGGTGGTGTATTTCTTCGTAATCTTCAACAGAACGAATTTCAGCTTGGTCCCTTGATTGGTATTCTGTCGGATGGCCCTGCGAACTCAATCAACAAGCCCTTTAGCTCTAGAACTGGGTTTATCAAACAATTGCTTAGGGAAGGAAATAAGAAAGCCTACACTTTTGCCTTCACACCGAAAGATATTAATTGGCAGGATGAAACCGTTCGAGGATATTTCCTCAATGACAATGGCGTGTTCACACGAAAAATCGTTCCTCTTCCAGATGTAGTCTACAATAGACTACCCAGTCGTAAGGCTGAAACTTCTGTTTCTATTAACCAATTAAGAGATCGATTAAGTCGCAAACGAATTCCTTTTTTCAACTGGAGTTTCTTTAACAAATCAGATATCTATAATCTTCTCGATCAAGATCCAAACGTCAATCGTTATGTACCTGAATCTCATATGAATCCAACCACAGAAAGATTAAAGGATATGTTAGAGCGTCATCAATTCGTCTACTATAAACCATCAAGTGGAAGCCTTGGTAAAGGGATCTATCGGATGACTTATTTACCTAAACGTGGCTATTTCGTTCGTTATCGTAAGAACGCTGAGAATGTTTTACTTCGCTTCAACAATTTCAATAGTCTTATGCGGATGTTAGACGCTAAACATGGTCGTCTTTTACGGGGATATGTCATTCAGCAAGGGATTCGTCTTATCGAGATTGATAATTGCCCGATTGATTTTCGTTTTCATATGCACAAAAATGGCAATAATCAGTGGGTTGTTGTAGGAATTGGAGCTAAAAAATCAGGTCGTGGAAGTGTGACTACACATTTGAAGAACGGGGGTTCACTACTCACTCCGGAGCAGGCGTTAAGCCGTAGTTTCGGCGCACGTTCTGACGAAGTACTGAAACAAGCGAAACAAGTAGCTATCTCTCTTGCGGAAGTTATTGAATTACATCACCAGCACTTACTAGGTGAGCTTGGGTTCGACCTTGGCATTGATCAAGATGAGAAGATTTGGATGTTTGAAGCAAATGCTAAGCCAGGGAGATCCATATTTAATCATCCATCATTAAAGAATGAAGGAATTGCCTCGGTGGAGCACATCATGGAGCATTGTCTGTATCTCAGTAAGTTTCGCAGGAGGATCAGCCAGTGA
- a CDS encoding YheC/YheD family protein, with protein sequence MSTKKISVQLFKPGIVQANAIMLGERLIKKWKIPTDRPLQLVFGSFKQEITIISVPKHSGLRISTVLSRQMGLSSRAVLRIKYHAASRRLSLGPLIGVMISRDHPNKPDNPFGSISLFCHELVDACQKQGAYVYFFTPQHITANSNSIQGWTYDEGWRLTQMPIADVVNNRLTSRKLENNPSVQHFMKEVKSLYGGHFFNERFLDKTEVFEELRKESQLHRFLPESHLLNGYNILKKMCNHYPVVFLKPVRGSLGKGIIRISKQPDGTFQTLTTTMSGPQKKIYSTLPKLFDNISGKMKSTRYQIQQGLSLINHKNHPVDFRALVQKNNTGQWSVTSIVARIAGGNHFVSNLARGGSLSPVNEAVMKTSMPIVSKKAANVNLRLAALQIAKGLDNAIPAHFGELGIDLAMDKSGRIWLLEVNSKPSKNDNTALNENKIRPSVKQLIHYCCYLSGF encoded by the coding sequence ATGTCCACAAAAAAGATATCGGTCCAACTATTCAAACCAGGCATAGTGCAGGCAAACGCAATCATGTTGGGTGAAAGATTAATTAAAAAGTGGAAAATACCCACAGATCGCCCTCTGCAATTAGTGTTTGGCTCCTTTAAACAGGAGATTACCATTATCTCCGTTCCTAAGCATAGCGGCCTGCGAATCAGTACTGTGTTATCTAGGCAAATGGGATTGTCATCTCGAGCCGTATTAAGAATCAAATACCATGCAGCAAGCCGGAGGCTATCATTAGGTCCTCTAATTGGCGTCATGATCAGTCGTGATCATCCTAATAAGCCTGACAATCCATTTGGTTCTATTTCTCTGTTTTGTCATGAATTAGTTGATGCTTGCCAAAAGCAAGGAGCATATGTTTACTTCTTCACTCCACAACATATCACAGCTAATTCTAACAGTATCCAAGGCTGGACATATGATGAAGGCTGGCGCTTGACTCAAATGCCGATCGCAGATGTCGTAAACAACCGTCTGACTTCGCGAAAATTGGAGAATAATCCAAGCGTACAGCATTTTATGAAGGAAGTAAAATCCTTGTACGGCGGTCACTTTTTCAATGAACGATTTCTCGACAAAACCGAAGTGTTTGAAGAATTAAGGAAAGAATCACAGCTTCATCGTTTTCTACCTGAATCACACTTATTGAATGGATATAACATTCTGAAGAAGATGTGTAATCATTATCCAGTCGTGTTCCTCAAACCTGTTAGAGGTAGTCTAGGAAAGGGGATTATCCGAATTTCTAAGCAACCAGACGGCACTTTTCAAACTCTAACGACAACAATGAGTGGACCACAAAAGAAAATATATTCCACACTTCCGAAGTTATTCGATAATATTTCAGGAAAGATGAAAAGTACACGTTATCAAATTCAACAAGGGCTTTCTCTGATCAATCATAAGAACCACCCTGTAGATTTTCGTGCTCTTGTGCAAAAGAACAATACAGGACAATGGAGTGTTACATCTATTGTCGCCCGAATAGCTGGAGGAAATCACTTCGTTTCTAATCTCGCACGAGGTGGGAGCCTTAGCCCTGTCAATGAAGCCGTAATGAAAACTAGTATGCCTATAGTCTCCAAGAAAGCCGCTAACGTCAATCTAAGACTTGCCGCCTTGCAGATTGCCAAAGGTTTAGATAACGCGATCCCTGCTCATTTTGGTGAATTGGGTATTGACCTTGCTATGGATAAATCTGGGCGTATCTGGTTACTCGAAGTAAATTCAAAGCCATCCAAGAATGACAACACGGCCCTTAACGAAAATAAAATACGACCATCCGTCAAACAACTCATACACTATTGTTGTTATCTGTCTGGTTTTTAA
- a CDS encoding YtpI family protein: MLTIIKYILLILLVITCISAAYYSIRSHRSNNPIDRGLYGSITNIFMGIMLIMIAITFMFIFHGSTPSIIVEALFLVLGAFNIFAGLRNRKHYTYQKSNS; the protein is encoded by the coding sequence ATGCTTACGATCATCAAATATATCCTATTAATACTATTAGTCATAACCTGTATTTCAGCTGCCTACTACAGCATACGTTCACATCGCTCTAACAATCCTATCGATCGTGGACTCTATGGTTCAATTACGAATATATTCATGGGCATTATGCTCATAATGATCGCTATTACCTTTATGTTCATATTCCACGGCTCTACACCATCGATTATCGTTGAGGCACTTTTCTTAGTCTTAGGCGCTTTCAATATATTCGCAGGTCTACGCAATCGCAAACATTATACCTATCAAAAATCCAACTCCTAG
- a CDS encoding DRTGG domain-containing protein, with amino-acid sequence MENREDTITKHEQLLQYIERLKVGSKISVRKLAKEMNVSEGTAYRAVKEAENLGIVITKERMGTIRVEKKPRNISEQLTFSDVVEIVEGHVLGGADGLHKNLHKYVIGAMKVDAMVRYIDAGSLLIVGNRDDAHSLALEQGAGVLITGGFGISSEVKELADELNLPIFSSRHDTFTVASMINRAIFDRIIKKKIMIVEDIVANKPKLNALKISNTVEECKTFAKSVGEERYAVADEWNRVVGIVNLKDIEGLTEGQSIEKVLIRNPITTNLQTSLASAAQLMMWEGIDFLPVVDRNRKLISTIRRKEVLQAMRDAQQHAQLGETFDQLIWNGIAEERNQDGRLFFHGFITPQMATDLGTISEAILTAVMTQAAFKSTKDISGNDYVLDHMSTYFLRPVQIEDQIIIVPKLLEMSRRTCKIEIELIHDDILSCKAVMTLQSIDHG; translated from the coding sequence TTGGAGAATCGAGAAGATACAATCACGAAACATGAGCAGTTGCTCCAATATATTGAGAGATTAAAGGTAGGATCTAAGATCTCAGTGCGTAAGTTGGCTAAAGAAATGAATGTAAGTGAGGGAACAGCATACCGTGCTGTGAAGGAAGCTGAAAATCTCGGAATTGTTATTACCAAGGAACGAATGGGTACGATTCGAGTTGAGAAGAAGCCACGTAATATATCAGAACAGTTGACCTTTTCCGATGTTGTGGAAATTGTTGAAGGTCATGTTTTAGGTGGAGCAGATGGTCTTCATAAGAATCTCCATAAGTATGTTATTGGCGCAATGAAGGTTGATGCAATGGTACGTTATATAGATGCAGGGAGTCTTCTTATTGTTGGGAACCGTGATGATGCGCATTCACTAGCTTTGGAGCAAGGAGCGGGAGTACTTATCACTGGTGGGTTTGGAATAAGTAGTGAAGTTAAGGAGTTAGCAGACGAATTGAATTTACCTATATTTTCCTCACGTCATGATACCTTTACCGTTGCTTCGATGATCAATCGGGCTATTTTTGATAGAATTATTAAGAAAAAAATCATGATCGTGGAAGATATTGTAGCGAATAAGCCAAAATTAAATGCTCTTAAAATATCAAACACCGTCGAGGAATGTAAAACGTTCGCAAAGTCAGTAGGTGAAGAGAGATATGCGGTCGCTGATGAGTGGAATCGTGTTGTTGGTATTGTGAATTTAAAAGATATTGAAGGTCTTACGGAAGGACAATCCATTGAGAAGGTACTCATTCGTAACCCTATTACTACGAATCTGCAGACATCACTTGCTTCCGCAGCTCAACTAATGATGTGGGAAGGTATTGACTTCTTGCCAGTTGTGGATCGCAATCGTAAGCTGATTTCAACCATTAGACGTAAGGAAGTTCTACAAGCGATGAGGGATGCACAGCAGCACGCTCAGCTTGGGGAGACATTTGATCAATTGATCTGGAATGGAATCGCTGAGGAGCGTAATCAGGATGGACGATTATTTTTTCACGGATTCATTACTCCACAAATGGCAACAGACCTGGGTACGATCTCTGAAGCTATATTAACTGCAGTGATGACCCAAGCTGCTTTTAAGTCGACAAAAGATATATCCGGTAATGATTATGTGTTGGATCACATGTCGACCTATTTCTTAAGACCTGTTCAAATTGAAGATCAGATTATTATTGTACCTAAGTTGTTAGAGATGAGTCGAAGAACATGTAAAATAGAGATTGAATTAATCCATGATGACATTCTATCCTGCAAAGCTGTGATGACGCTCCAATCGATTGATCATGGTTGA
- a CDS encoding YheC/YheD family protein, with protein sequence MIHPYIGSLGILCNRKLGNPPFSEQHYYRRLNQVSSKYGISIIVFHPQPIHRHVTGYTICQDEWKKSIMPIPDLIYDRCLCTLGSDYRSLIRLLDTTSLQKQPILWSRGLPGKWKVYNHLIKYPNLIPYLPPTSSYSDSESLNKELITHHGQVFLKPHAGSQGKSTLHIQRFPTENKFFINGRNHHNKEFMQTFNSESKALQWVHQFIHHRPYIIQPYLPLTSKNGHPFDIRVLMQKNGKGRWVLTGMVVRQGQFGSATSNLHGGGTAVSVLPYLTREYGTATAEHIMTVLHTLSRDISPILESHFGRLGELGIDYGVDTEGNVWLLEVNSRPGRTSFNLIGDPTISNLANENPLHYARYLLLRQLRRVNS encoded by the coding sequence TTGATTCATCCGTATATCGGTTCACTTGGTATCCTTTGCAATCGTAAATTAGGAAACCCGCCTTTCTCAGAACAACATTATTACCGTCGCTTAAATCAAGTAAGTAGCAAGTATGGCATTTCTATTATCGTATTCCATCCTCAGCCAATCCATCGACATGTAACTGGCTATACAATTTGTCAAGATGAATGGAAAAAGTCGATTATGCCTATTCCAGATCTGATCTATGATCGTTGCTTATGTACACTTGGAAGCGATTATAGATCCCTAATCAGATTACTTGATACCACTTCACTACAGAAACAACCCATCTTATGGTCCCGTGGATTACCAGGGAAATGGAAAGTATATAACCACTTGATAAAGTATCCCAATCTCATTCCGTATCTTCCACCTACTTCTTCTTATTCGGATTCAGAATCGCTAAACAAAGAATTAATAACACATCATGGACAGGTATTTTTAAAGCCACACGCAGGATCACAAGGGAAATCAACACTCCATATTCAGCGGTTTCCAACCGAAAATAAATTTTTTATTAACGGAAGAAATCATCATAATAAAGAGTTTATGCAAACCTTCAATTCTGAATCCAAAGCACTACAATGGGTTCATCAATTTATTCATCATCGGCCATACATCATTCAACCTTATTTACCTCTAACTAGTAAAAATGGCCATCCTTTTGATATACGTGTACTTATGCAGAAGAATGGTAAAGGACGCTGGGTTCTCACAGGAATGGTAGTACGGCAAGGTCAGTTCGGCAGTGCTACATCCAATCTACATGGGGGCGGCACAGCTGTCTCAGTCTTACCATACTTGACTCGTGAATACGGAACAGCGACTGCTGAACATATCATGACTGTTCTTCATACACTGTCGAGGGATATCTCACCAATCCTTGAGAGCCATTTCGGTCGATTAGGTGAGCTTGGCATCGATTACGGTGTCGATACAGAAGGAAACGTTTGGCTTCTTGAAGTGAATTCTAGACCAGGTCGTACCTCCTTTAATCTCATCGGGGACCCGACAATTTCAAATCTAGCCAATGAGAATCCACTTCACTACGCTCGTTATTTATTGCTTCGACAACTTAGGAGGGTAAATTCATGA